In one window of Eubalaena glacialis isolate mEubGla1 chromosome 13, mEubGla1.1.hap2.+ XY, whole genome shotgun sequence DNA:
- the ZNF713 gene encoding zinc finger protein 713, with protein sequence MPSQNAVLSQEGNMEKEMNVGSQIQLSQESLTFQDVAVDFTREEWDQLYPAQKNLYRDVMLENYRNLVALGHQLYKPEVITQLEQEEQWMMERDSPPDTHPDGENSPEIKKSNQSISDENKTCDMLMESLTGDSFWYSILGGLWDFDYRLESNQENQQRHLGQVSFTHKKITQERSLECNRFGENYNLNSNLVMHQRIPSIKIPLNSDTQGNSIKHNSDLTYYQGNYVRENPYEYNECGKIFNQHILLTTHIHTEGKPSECGKAFSQNSSLTQPQIVLTGEKPYKCDECGKRFSQRIHLIQHQRIHTGEKPFICNECGKAFRQHSSFTQHLRIHTGERPYKCNQCGKAFSRITSLTEHHRLHTGEKPYECSFCGKAFSQRTHLNQHERTHTGEKPYKCNECEKAFSQSAHLNQHRKIHTRKKLCEYNKCEKTLSHSPSLTAQHITQNF encoded by the exons ATGCCTTCTCAGAATGCTGTACTTTCCCAGGAGGGAAACATGGAGAAGGAAATGAATGTTGGATCACAGATACAGCTGTCTCAG GAATCACTGACATTCCAGGACGTGGCTGTGGACTTCACTAGAGAGGAGTGGGACCAGCTATACCCTGCTCAGAAGAACCTCTACCGAGACGTGATGCTGGAGAACTATAGGAACCTGGTTGCACTGG GGCATCAACTTTATAAGCCAGAGGTGATCACTCAGTTGGAGCAGGAGGAGCAGTGGATGATGGAAAGAGACAGCCCACCAGACACTCATCCAG ATGGGGAGAATAGtccagaaataaaaaaatcaaaccagaGTATTTCTGATGAAAATAAAACCTGTGACATGCTAATGGAGAGTTTAACAGGAGACAGTTTCTGGTACTCCATCTTAGGTGGACTCTGGGATTTTGATTACCGGTTAGAATCTAACCAAGAAAACCAGCAGAGACATTTAGGACAAGTATCTTTCACCCACAAAAAGatcacacaggagagaagcctTGAATGTAATAGATTTGGGGAAAACTATAATCTGAACTCAAACCTTGTTATGCATCAGAGAATTCCTTCAATTAAAATACCCCTTAATTCTGACACACAAGGAAATAGCATCAAGCATAATTCAGACTTGACTTACTATCAGGGAAACTATGTAAGAGAGAATCCTTATGAATATAATGAGTGTGGAAAAATCTTCAATCAACATATTCTTCTTACTACTCATATTCATACTGAGGGGAAACCcagtgaatgtgggaaggccttcagcCAAAACTCATCTCTTACTCAACCTCAGATAGTCCTCACAGGAGAGAAGCCCTATAAGTGTGATGAATGTGGGAAAAGATTCAGCCAGAGGATACATCTTAttcaacatcagagaattcacacaggaGAAAAACCTTTTATAtgcaatgaatgtgggaaagccttccgTCAACATTCATCCTTTACTCAACATctgagaattcatactggagagaggCCCTATAAATGTAATCAGTGTGGTAAAGCCTTTAGCCGTATCACATCCCTTACGGAACATCATAGacttcatactggagagaaaccttatgaatgtagtttttgtgggaaagccttcagccaAAGGACACATCTTAATCAGCATGAGAGAActcatacaggagagaaaccctataaatgtaatgaatgtgaAAAAGCCTTCAGCCAGAGTGCACACCTTAATCAACATAGGAAAATCCATACTCGGAAGAAATTATGTGAATATAATAAATGTGAGAAAACCTTAAGCCACAGTCCTTCACTTACTGCTCAGCATATAACTCAGAATTTTTAG